One Acaryochloris thomasi RCC1774 genomic window, GCTAGCGTCCTTGCTCTCGCGCATGAGAGATACCGCCATAGGGCTGCAGCAAGTGCTCCACAGCCTGATCAAAATAGACGATATCTTTCATGCAGACCGCCATCATCATCGCTCCCTGCAGCCCCGCCACTAACGTTGCAGCCTGACTCTGACGCTCTGCAAGCGCCACTTTGGCAGGCAGCACCTCAGCAACCCAGTCCATATTTCCTTGCAAGAACCGCTGTACAGCCTTAACCACAGGCTCCGGTAAACCACCGCTTTCGACCCCTAACATACCGCAAAGACAGAGGGTATCGTTGGCGACTAATGAGGCTCGATAAAGGCCGCAGAACTCCTGTAAACAGAGGGCCGCAGAGTCTTGAGACACGCGAGCTAATGCCGCCTCAAACTGCTCTGTATAGCGATGGACAAGGGCAACGCCCAGATCCTCTTTTTGGCGAAAGTAGTAATGCACGCTAGAGCTTTTAATGCCCAAATCCTCCGCTAAATCCCGGAAGCTGACGGCATGATAGCCAGAGGTGCGGATGCGCTGCTCTGCAGCGTCTAACAGGCGGTTGATCGTATCGGCCATTCATTCACTGTGACATTGCCCCTCTCTGAGTATAAATAGCCTTGACAAAGATTGATGGGATCGGTCATTGTCTATCTATCGATAGATAGAGAGTGCTTCTAGTATGAAAGTCTATGAATTCAACGGTCTCCCAAATCCGGCACGGGTCCGCATTGCCCTTGCTGAGAAGGGTTTGACGGAAAAGGTCGAGTTTATTTCTGTCGATGTGCCCAATGGTGAGCATCGGCAGCCCGAGTTTTTAGCAAAGAATCCCTTGGGGGCCGTCCCTGTTCTAGAGCTAGAGGACGGCACCACGATTTCTGAATGCACAGCGATCACAGAGTATCTTGACCACATTACGGGCGAGATCACTTTGACCGGACGCACTCCCAAAGAGCGGGCCACGATTCACATGATGCAGCGTCGTGCTGAGTCCGGGTTGCTGGATGCGGGTACCACCTATTTCCACCATGCAACGCCGGGGCTGGGTCCCGATCTAGAGACCTATCAGTGTGCAGAGTGGGGTCAGCATCAGCGGCAAAAGGCTGTCTCAGGGATGCATTATTTCAATGAGGTGCTGGCGAAGCAGGACTATCTTGCCGGTGAGCAGTTCTCGATGGCTGATATCACAGCCTTTGCGGGACTGGCCTTTGCAGACTTTGCCAAAATCGATATCCCGGTGGAGTGTGGTCATTTGCAGGCATGGCGTGAGCGTGTCAGTCAGCGCCCCAGCATCTCAGGTTAAATCTAATTCAGCGACATCGAACAGGAGAGCAGTATGGATTTGAATGCAGATTTTAGTCAGCGCGCAGCAGTCCATGCTGCTCAACTCGATTGGCTTCCTTCGCCGATGCCGGGGGTAGAGCGCCGGATGCTAGATCGTGTTGGTGATGAAGTCGCCCGCGCTACCTCGAT contains:
- a CDS encoding TetR/AcrR family transcriptional regulator — protein: MADTINRLLDAAEQRIRTSGYHAVSFRDLAEDLGIKSSSVHYYFRQKEDLGVALVHRYTEQFEAALARVSQDSAALCLQEFCGLYRASLVANDTLCLCGMLGVESGGLPEPVVKAVQRFLQGNMDWVAEVLPAKVALAERQSQAATLVAGLQGAMMMAVCMKDIVYFDQAVEHLLQPYGGISHAREQGR
- a CDS encoding glutathione S-transferase family protein; this encodes MKVYEFNGLPNPARVRIALAEKGLTEKVEFISVDVPNGEHRQPEFLAKNPLGAVPVLELEDGTTISECTAITEYLDHITGEITLTGRTPKERATIHMMQRRAESGLLDAGTTYFHHATPGLGPDLETYQCAEWGQHQRQKAVSGMHYFNEVLAKQDYLAGEQFSMADITAFAGLAFADFAKIDIPVECGHLQAWRERVSQRPSISG